Proteins encoded together in one Terriglobia bacterium window:
- a CDS encoding HNH endonuclease, with the protein MALKKLQKFFAGPVPHLSREDAMKVFTRDQFQCQYCGLDGLHQFTNWMVLTVDHVHPHSHGGARKMENLVTCCQPCNVIKGKRLFKSFEDAKTFVLKMRKEWEHLYAQQAKTTEKSIASHITA; encoded by the coding sequence GAAGCTCCAGAAGTTTTTTGCCGGCCCCGTGCCACACCTGTCGCGAGAAGACGCCATGAAGGTGTTTACTCGCGATCAATTTCAGTGCCAGTATTGCGGACTGGACGGCTTGCACCAGTTCACGAACTGGATGGTCCTCACCGTTGATCACGTTCACCCGCACTCCCATGGCGGGGCACGAAAAATGGAGAACCTCGTGACGTGCTGCCAGCCCTGCAATGTGATCAAGGGGAAACGCCTTTTCAAATCGTTCGAGGATGCTAAAACCTTTGTGCTGAAGATGCGAAAGGAGTGGGAGCATCTTTACGCGCAGCAGGCCAAGACGACCGAGAAAAGCATTGCGAGCCACATCACTGCCTGA